A region of Methanobrevibacter wolinii SH DNA encodes the following proteins:
- the uvrB gene encoding excinuclease ABC subunit UvrB — protein sequence MKEFKLHSPFKPLGDQPKAIKSLVDGVNKGMHEQTLLGVTGSGKTFTMANIIEEVQKPTLIISHNKTLAAQLYEEFKAFFPENAVEYFVSYYDFYQPEAYVPSSDTFIDKESSINEDIDIMRHSATQSLLSRDDVIVVSSVSCIYGIGSPQDYGEFAFGIEVGDEFDRAYILSRLIFLQYERNDIAFERGQFRVRGDVIEVNPVHGTPPVRIELFGDEIDAISIINPVTGKKMESLDRYMFYPAKHFIVGQDRLEQALQDINEELDDRLKELNSLGKYVEAQRLEQRTKYDMEMLQEVGYCSGIENYSMHLSGRKWGDMPYSLLKYFPDNFLTIIDESHVTVPQIRGMYNGDRARKQTLVDYGFRLPSAKENRPLRFDEFEKSVDQVIYVSATPGEYELSRSTNVVEQIIRPTGLVDPEVIIRPIENQVEDLLGEVRNCIKNNERVLITTLTKRMAEDLTDYYAKIGIKVHYLHSEIDTLERIEIIDDLRRGTYDCIVGVNLLREGLDLPEVALVGILDADKEGFLRSETSLIQTIGRAARNVHGRVIMYADNMTDSVKNAKHITDKRRHIQMAYNKKYGITPKSTERTLKDKKEEKDSKRVAEIKKMPKDELRLLIKDLQKDMADAAEDLDFERAAKLRDQIVELKSML from the coding sequence ATGAAAGAATTTAAATTACATTCACCATTTAAACCATTAGGTGATCAACCTAAAGCAATTAAATCATTAGTAGATGGTGTAAATAAAGGAATGCATGAACAAACATTACTTGGTGTAACTGGTTCTGGAAAAACATTTACAATGGCAAATATTATTGAAGAGGTTCAAAAGCCTACTTTAATTATTTCACATAACAAAACTTTAGCTGCTCAATTATATGAAGAGTTTAAAGCTTTCTTCCCAGAAAATGCAGTTGAATACTTTGTAAGTTACTATGATTTTTATCAACCTGAAGCATATGTCCCAAGTAGTGATACATTTATTGATAAAGAATCATCAATTAATGAAGATATTGATATAATGAGACATTCTGCTACTCAATCTTTACTTTCACGTGATGATGTTATTGTAGTAAGTAGTGTAAGTTGTATTTATGGTATTGGTTCACCACAAGATTATGGAGAATTTGCATTTGGTATTGAAGTAGGAGATGAATTTGATAGAGCATATATTTTATCAAGATTAATTTTCCTCCAGTATGAAAGAAACGACATTGCATTTGAAAGAGGACAATTTAGAGTTCGTGGAGATGTTATTGAAGTAAATCCTGTTCATGGTACACCACCTGTAAGAATTGAATTATTTGGTGATGAAATTGATGCTATTTCAATTATCAATCCTGTAACTGGTAAAAAAATGGAATCACTTGATAGATACATGTTTTACCCAGCAAAACACTTCATTGTAGGACAAGATAGACTTGAACAAGCACTTCAAGATATTAATGAAGAACTTGATGACCGTTTAAAAGAACTTAATTCTTTAGGTAAATATGTTGAAGCTCAAAGATTAGAACAAAGAACAAAGTATGATATGGAAATGCTTCAAGAAGTAGGATATTGTTCAGGTATTGAAAATTATTCTATGCATTTATCTGGACGTAAATGGGGAGATATGCCATATTCATTACTTAAATATTTCCCAGATAATTTCTTAACTATTATTGATGAATCTCATGTTACAGTACCACAGATTCGTGGAATGTATAATGGTGATAGAGCACGTAAACAGACACTTGTTGATTATGGTTTTAGATTACCTTCAGCAAAGGAAAATAGACCATTACGTTTTGATGAATTTGAAAAATCAGTAGATCAAGTTATATATGTATCTGCAACTCCAGGTGAATATGAACTTTCAAGAAGTACAAATGTTGTAGAACAAATTATTCGTCCTACTGGATTAGTTGATCCTGAAGTTATTATTCGTCCTATTGAAAATCAAGTTGAAGATTTACTTGGTGAAGTTAGAAATTGTATTAAAAATAATGAACGTGTTTTAATTACAACATTAACTAAACGTATGGCTGAAGACTTAACTGATTATTATGCTAAAATAGGTATTAAAGTACATTATCTTCATTCAGAAATTGATACTCTTGAACGTATTGAAATTATTGATGATTTAAGACGTGGAACATATGACTGTATTGTTGGTGTAAACCTTTTAAGAGAAGGTTTAGATTTACCAGAAGTTGCTTTAGTTGGTATTCTTGATGCTGATAAAGAAGGTTTTTTAAGAAGTGAAACTTCATTAATACAAACTATTGGTAGAGCTGCTCGTAATGTTCATGGTAGAGTAATAATGTATGCAGATAATATGACTGATTCAGTTAAAAATGCTAAACATATTACAGATAAAAGACGTCATATACAAATGGCATATAATAAAAAATATGGTATTACACCTAAATCTACTGAAAGAACACTTAAAGATAAAAAAGAAGAAAAAGATTCTAAAAGAGTTGCTGAAATTAAGAAAATGCCAAAAGATGAACTTAGGCTTCTTATTAAAGATTTACAAAAAGATATGGCTGATGCTGCAGAGGATTTAGATTTTGAAAGAGCAGCTAAATTAAGAGATCAAATAGTTGAACTTAAAAGTATGTTATAA